A single window of Aspergillus flavus chromosome 4, complete sequence DNA harbors:
- a CDS encoding sulfite reductase [NADPH] subunit beta (unnamed protein product), translating to MAPVSTAGEAVARVAYLTSDIVVSVQPSLQTDSWFSKPLKALKQEKARSILPKGVPDVVSVRYNEDPLLSAFHPLQTGDVVSVVSSSSVLLSSIPHLYRLANFPIVIHVALEPSPFPDYSVISSIRQCGFAFLHSETVQEAQDISITAHALARKSGKGVIHFFDPANSARDEPIAEEDVNVIQSVLNLGGHHATHSTGLGAQTLYTDSGRVATVTDEVVENTKTPEGAATPAQPSQTPSSVSVDNSSVGSSRRDSSVDSRATSSAATTVDASSVRAVSAADIFEWTSQIWRTLSVLVGRNYSAVEYTGPSDAKSALFIFGSTGVFVDALSKEDTASELKNIGLITARLYRPWVGGQIVNSIPASVEKIAVLEQVRKTTRWGPSFMDLLSSLTPTTAGGRAPQIVGYRLGYVEPSTAIQALRGIAQNLDTPSPIQNLEVGSSKVPTLETALEQPHLENAYLKILNQLFGERLHIANQLDSKHAGVSSTIAASPEYGFGSLIARMEHRRRFVREVEEASKAGTFATDAPKTSLSNWALSAGDAAKANRLAPDVIDHLSKDDSPLAKQLLESKKLFFDESRWLVGSDAWAYDLGNSGVHHVLASGANVNMLVIDSQPYSERTAADPTRRKKDIGLYAMNYGNAYVASVAVYGSYTQVLQAMAEAEQFKGPSVVVAYLPYNQEDDSALTVLQETKKAIDLGYWPLYRWNPGNEENNEPKFSLDSERIKRELEEFLRRDNQLSQLMNRHPKFSSVLSESYGTEVRALQKRKAKDSYEKLLEGLFGAPLTILFASDNGNAQNLAKRLGNRGRARGLKTMVMAMDDYPAEDLSTEENVVFITSTAGQGEFPVNGRGLWEFVKNSGDLDLSTINYSVFGLGDSHYWPRKEDKIYYNKPAKDLDARVAFLGGRKLTDIGLGDDQDPDAYQTGYSEWEPRLWQSLGVDKVEGLPEEPAPLTNEDIKIQSNYLRGTIAEGLLDESTGAISASDQQLTKFHGTYMQDDRDVRDERKAQGLEPAYSFMIRCRLAGGVATPTQWLQMDAISSSHGNETMKLTTRQTFQFHGVIKRNLRGAMRAINKALMTTIAACGDVNRNVMCSSLPELSFFHREAHTVAQKISDHLLPSTTAYHEIWLKDDDDKKIQVAGDAVVDHEPLYGPTYLPRKFKITIAIPPHNDTDVYAHDIGLIAIKGSDGHLEGFNILAGGGMGSTHNNKKTYPQTGRMFGYVPADQAHIVCEKIMLVQRDHGDRQNRKHARLKYTIDDMGVEVFKEKVEALLPDGLRFAEPRPFKFASNVDTFGWLKDEKGLNHFTFFIENGRIEDTADFQMRTGLRELAKLDKGEFRLTGNQHLILSSVKDEDLPAIKELMAKYKLDNTSFSGMRLSSSACVAFPTCGLAMAESERYLPVLISKLESTLEEVGLARDSIVMRMTGCPNGCARPWLAEAAFVGKAYGAYNMYLGGGYHGQRLNKLYRSSIKEDEILDIMKGLLKRYALERNTDGEEPERFGDWCIRAGVIKETTDGRNFHEGVS from the exons ATGGCGCCCGTTTCAACTGCCGGAGAGGCAG TGGCGAGAGTCGCTTATCTCACTAGCGACATTGTGGTCTCCGTCCAGCCATCCCTGCAGACAGATTCTTGGTTTAGCAAGCCACTGAAGGCTCTTAAGCAAGAAAAGGCGCGCAGTATCCTGCCCAAGGGTGTACCTGAC GTGGTCTCGGTACGATACAATGAAGATCCTCTCCTCTCTGCTTTCCACCCTTTGCAGACTGGAGATGTGGTTTCTGTTGTCTCTAGTTCCTCTGTCCTCCTCTCTTCTATCCCTCACCTCTACCGCTTAGCGAACTTCCCCATTGTCATCCACGTCGCCTTGGAGCCTTCTCCATTCCCAGATTACTCGGTAATCAGCTCAATACGGCAATGTGGCTTCGCATTCCTGCACTCTGAGACTGTCCAAGAGGCACAAGATATCTCTATCACTGCTCATGCTTTGGCACGCAAATCTGGAAAAGGCGtcattcatttctttgaCCCCGCCAATTCTGCTCGCGACGAGCCCATCGCAGAGGAGGATGTGAATGTGATCCAGAGTGTTCTGAACTTGGGCGGACACCATGCTACTCACTCCACTGGACTTGGTGCCCAGACATTGTACACTGACTCTGGACGGGTGGCCACCGTAACTGATGAAGTTGTAGAGAACACTAAGACACCCGAGGGTGCTGCTACCCCTGCACAGCCATCTCAGACGCCTTCGAGTGTTAGCGTTGACAACTCGTCCGTTGGCTCCTCAAGAAGAGATAGCAGCGTTGATAGCCGTGCTACTAGCTCTGCTGCAACAACCGTGGATGCTTCTTCTGTCAGGGCAGTTAGTGCCGCAGACATCTTCGAGTGGACTTCTCAGATCTGGCGCACCTTGTCGGTATTGGTTGGTCGCAACTACAGTGCGGTTGAGTACACTGGTCCTTCAGATGCGAAATCTGCTCTCTTTATCTTTGGCTCCACCGGAGTGTTTGTAGATGCTCTGTCCAAGGAAGACACCGCCAGCGAGCTCAAGAACATCGGACTTATCACTGCGCGGTTGTACCGACCCTGGGTGGGTGGCCAGATTGTGAACTCAATTCCGGCCTCGGTTGAAAAGATCGCCGTTTTGGAACAAGTCCGCAAAACTACAAGATGGGGTCCTTCGTTCATGGATCTGTTGTCAAGCTTGACCCCTACCACTGCTGGTGGACGTGCTCCACAAATTGTCGGTTACAGACTCGGGTATGTTGAGCCATCTACTGCCATTCAGGCGCTCCGCGGCATTGCTCAGAACCTGGACACTCCCTCCCCTATTCAGAACCTCGAAGTCGGTAGCTCCAAGGTTCCAACACTTGAGACTGCCCTAGAGCAGCCCCATCTCGAAAATGCCTATCTGAAGATCTTAAATCAGCTCTTCGGGGAGCGTTTGCACATTGCCAACCAGTTGGATTCGAAGCATGCCGGTGTTTCTTCCACCATTGCAGCCAGCCCTGAATATGGATTTGGTTCCTTGATTGCAAGGATGGAACACCGTCGCCGTTTTGTGcgggaggttgaagaagcatcAAAGGCTGGTACCTTTGCCACTGATGCTCCGAAGACGTCCCTTTCAAACTGGGCTCTCAGTGCAGGCGATGCAGCCAAGGCCAACAGATTGGCTCCAGATGTTATTGATCACCTTTCGAAGGATGATTCCCCGTTGGCCAAGCAGCTCCTAGAATCCAAGAAGCTTTTCTTTGATGAGTCTCGGTGGCTCGTTGGCTCCGATGCCTGGGCCTATGATCTTGGAAATTCGGGTGTCCACCATGTCCTTGCCTCCGGCGCCAATGTTAACATGCTCGTTATTGATTCCCAGCCTTACTCGGAACGCACTGCAGCTGATCCCACACGCAGAAAGAAGGATATTGGCCTTTATGCCATGAACTACGGCAATGCCTACGTTGCCTCTGTTGCCGTGTACGGCTCCTACACTCAGGTTCTCCAGGCTATGGCTGAGGCCGAACAGTTCAAGGGCCCCTCCGTAGTTGTTGCATACTTGCCGTACAACCAGGAGGACGATTCTGCCTTGACTGTTCTccaggaaaccaagaaggCCATCGACCTTGGATACTGGCCTTTGTACCGCTGGAACCCCGGAAACGAGGAGAACAATGAACCCAAGTTCTCCCTGGATTCGGAGCGTATCAAGCGTGAACTTGAAGAGTTCCTTCGTAGGGACAACCAACTCAGCCAGCTTATGAACCGTCATCCCAAGTTTTCTTCTGTCCTCTCTGAATCCTACGGCACCGAAGTCCGGGCCCTCCAGAAGCGCAAAGCTAAGGACTCTTATGAGAAGCTACTCGAAGGTCTTTTCGGCGCACCCTTGACTATCCTATTCGCGTCGGACAATGGCAATGCCCAAAACCTGGCAAAGCGTCTTGGAAACCGTGGTCGCGCTAGGGGACTGAAGACTATGGTCATGGCCATGGATGATTACCCCGCTGAGGATTTGTCTACTGAGGAAAACGTGGTGTTTATCACCAGTACCGCGGGCCAGGGAGAGTTCCCCGTCAACGGCCGTGGTCTGTGGGAATTCGTGAAGAACTCTGGTGATCTTGACTTGTCTACTATTAACTACTCTGTTTTTGGTCTTGGTGATAGCCACTACTGGCCCCGCAAGGAAGATAAGATTTATTACAACAAGCCCGCCAAGGATCTTGATGCCCGAGTTGCCTTTTTGGGCGGACGTAAGCTCACTGATATCGGACTTGGTGACGATCAGGACCCAGACGCTTACCAGACTGGTTACTCCGAATGGGAGCCACGCCTTTGGCAGTCCCTGGGGGTGGACAAAGTCGAGGGTCTTCCTGAAGAGCCCGCACCTTTGACAAATGAGGACATTAAGATCCAATCTAACTACCTTCGCGGTACCATTGCTGAGGGTCTGTTGGATGAGAGTACTGGTGCTATCTCTGCAAGCGACCAGCAGTTGACCAAGTTCCACGGCACCTATATGCAAGACGACCGTGATGTGCGCGATGAGCGCAAAGCCCAAGGCCTTGAGCCCGCCTACAGCTTCATGATCCGTTGCAGGCTTGCTGGTGGTGTTGCTACTCCTACCCAGTGGCTGCAAATGGATGCTATCAGCAGCTCCCATGGTAACGAGACCATGAAGCTCACGACTAGACAAACCTTCCAATTCCACGGTGTCATCAAGCGTAACCTCCGAGGCGCGATGCGTGCCATTAACAAAGCACTCATGACTACCATTGCAGCTTGCGGTGACGTCAACCGTAACGTCATGTGCAGCTCCCTCCCAGagctctctttcttccatcGCGAGGCGCATACTGTCGCGCAGAAGATCAgcgaccatcttctcccttctACTACAGCCTACCATGAGATTTGGCtgaaggatgacgatgataaGAAGATTCAAGTCGCTGGAGATGCTGTTGTCGATCACGAACCCCTCTACGGCCCTACTTACCTGCCCCGTAAGTTCAAGATCACCATTGCTATTCCTCCTCACAACGATACCGATGTGTATGCCCATGATATTGGTTTGATCGCCATCAAGGGATCCGACGGACATTTGGAAGGTTTCAACATTCTCGCTGGTGGTGGCATGGGTAGCACtcacaacaacaagaagacatATCCTCAGACCGGCCGCATGTTTGGATATGTACCCGCCGATCAAGCCCACATCGTTTGTGAAAAAATTATGCTGGTACAACGTGATCACGGCGATCGTCAGAACCGCAAGCATGCACGTCTGAAGTACACTATCGACGACATGGGCGTTGAGGtcttcaaggagaaggtggaggcTCTTCTTCCAGACGGCCTACGGTTTGCTGAACCTCGTCCTTTCAAGTTTGCTTCCAACGTTGATACCTTTGGCTGGCTGAAGGACGAGAAGGGTCTCAACCACTTCACTTTCTTCATCGAGAACGGGCGAATTGAGGATACTGCCGACTTCCAGATGCGCACCGGTCTGCGTGAACTGGCGAAGCTTGACAAGGGCGAGTTCCGTCTCACCGGTAATCAGCATCTGATTCTTTCCAGcgtcaaggatgaagaccTCCCTGCGATCAAGGAATTGATGGCCAAGTACAAGCTCGACAACACCTCTTTCAGTGGTATGCgtctttcttcgtctgcttGTGTTGCCTTCCCCACCTGTGGCTTGGCCATGGCCGAGTCTGAGCGCTACCTGCCAGTTCTCATCTCTAAGCTCGAGTCTACGCTCGAAGAGGTGGGTCTGGCTAGAGACAGCATTGTCATGCGTATGACAGGTTGCCCCAACGGTTGCGCCAGGCCCTGGCTCGCCGAAGCTGCCTTCGTCGGTAAAGCGTACGGTGCCTACAACATGTACCTCGGCGGTGGCTACCACGGACAACGTCTAAACAAGTTGTATCGCTCCTCTatcaaggaggatgagattttggatatcatgaaggGTCTCCTCAAGCGGTACGCACTTGAGCGCAATACAGATGGCGAAGAGCCTGAGAGGTTCGGAGACTGGTGTATTCGTGCTGGCGTTATCAAGGAAACTACTGATGGACGCAACTTCCATGAAGGAGTAAGTTAA
- a CDS encoding Inositolphosphorylceramide synthase subunit Kei1-domain-containing protein: protein MGFSPTRFLRIPRPETFLYVMSLQTGASLITLSLLLNKISGLYGLLALLTGYHLSPVQLSMYLYSLLALGVATLLFPHIRKQSPLQCLALAWLYLFDSVINAAYTAAFGVTWFLVISQHYESGNASGPGGETIAQTAGFTSPKYDSPSSQGAQYARSPDGLGNAVTQPESFQSIVFICSLWIIRAYFVLVMLAFARQSLRLYIAVPRHTQLPTHSRNTSIASVASVADIDKEPFSPYTPDGQGWKGKLGRAMISVGRNYWLGEDEDGNWMDTIGRRFRARRESTELPGPLERERRRRSGTGPPQPSQSAVQAAALQQPTYEVPGMNVKMQDWSETR, encoded by the exons ATGGGGTTCTCACCAACCCGTTTTCTCCGCATCCCGCGGCCAGAG ACATTCCTCTATGTCATGAGCCTGCAGACGGGCGCTTCTCTCATCACGTTATCCTTGCTTTTGAACAAAATTAGCGGCCTTTACGGGTTGCTTGCGCTCCTAACCGGCTACCACCTTTCACCCGTCCAGCTGTCCATGTACCTTTACTCCCTGCTCGCTCTCGGCGTCGCAACACTGCTCTTCCCACATATCCGAAAACAATCACCTCTGCAATGTCTCGCTCTCGCCTGGCTCTACCTCTTCGATAGCGTCATCAACGCCGCATATACAGCTGCTTTTGGTGTAACATGGTTCCTTGTCATTTCTCAACATTACGAGAGTGGAAATGCCTCCGGGCCCGGTGGTGAGACGATTGCTCAAACGGCCGGCTTCACCAGCCCGAAGTACGATTCGCCATCTTCCCAGGGCGCCCAGTATGCCAGAAGTCCCGATGGCCTAGGCAACGCGGTTACCCAGCCGGAAAGTTTCCAAAGCATTGTCTTCATCTGCTCGCTATGGATCATCCGTGCAtattttgttcttgtcatGCTGGCATTTGCTCGCCAGTCTCTACGTCTTTATATCGCTGTGCCTCGTCACACTCAGCTCCCAACTCATAGCCGGAACACTTCCATCGCCAGTGTGGCTAGCGTCGCTGATATCGATAAGGAGCCGTTCTCGCCTTACACTCCTGATGGTCAAGGTTGGAAGGGAAAACTTGGTCGCGCTATGATTAGCGTTGGTCGCAATTATTGGTTaggcgaggatgaggatggtaACTGGATGGATACTATCGGACGGCGGTTCCGTGCTCGCCGCGAGAGCACCGAGCTTCCCGGTCCCCTCGAAAGAGAACGGAGACGTCGATCTGGAACGGGCCCTCCACAACCTTCTCAGTCGGCTGTCCAGGCGGCTGCCTTACAACAACCCACTTATGAGGTACCGGGTATGAACGTCAAAATGCAGGACTGGAGCGAAACTAGGTAA
- a CDS encoding putative ras small monomeric GTPase Rab6 (ras-related protein rab-6A) — MASTSAVGSYSNPLKKFKLVFLGEQSVGKTSLITRFMYDSFDNTYQATIGIDFLSKTMYLEDRTVRLQLWDTAGQERFRSLIPSYIRDSSVAVVVYDISNAKSFQNTRKWIDDVRGERGNDVIIVLVGNKTDLNDKREVTTAQGEEEAKKNGLMFIETSAKVGHNVKQLFRRIAQALPGMEGEGSRGESQVIDVNINPKETTTNDGCAC, encoded by the exons ATGGCATCCACTTCCGCTGTAGGGTCGTATTCGAACCCTTTGAAAAAGTTCAA GCTGGTGTTCTTGGGAGAGCAGAGCG TTGGCAAAACGTCCCTGATTACGAGATTCATGTACGACTCATTCGACAATACATATCAAGCGACCATCGGAATCGACTTTCTGTCAAAG ACTATGTACCTAGAGGACAGGACTGTCCGACTCCAGCTTTGGGATACAGCCGGTCAAGAAAGATTCAGGTCGTTGATTCCTTCCTACATTCGGGATTCGAgcgttgctgttgttgtttaCGATATTTCAAACGCCAAGTCCTTCCAGAATACCCGGAAATGGATTGACGACGTACGAGGGGAGCGTGGCAATGATGTTATCATTGTTCTAGTTGGCAACAAGACTGATCTTAACGACAAGCGCGAGGTCACCACCGCGCAgggtgaagaggaggctAAGAAGAACGGGTTGATGTTTATCGAGACTAGCGCCAAGGTTGGTCATAACGTCAAGCAACTTTTCCGGCGGATAGCCCAAGCTCTACCAGGCATGGAAGGCGAAGGTAGTAGAGGAGAGAGCCAAG TGATCGATGTGAACATCAACCCAAAAGAGACCACAACCAACGATGGATGCGCATGCTGA